A window of the Mus pahari chromosome 1, PAHARI_EIJ_v1.1, whole genome shotgun sequence genome harbors these coding sequences:
- the LOC110335116 gene encoding olfactory receptor 476: MEAQNHTTVTEFILLGLTENSTLRVILFMIFLGIYTVTLVGNFSIISLIRSCPQLHTPMYLFLSHLAFVDIGFSTSITPTMFTGFLGNGMVLSVAACIAQFCITVTFGTVECFLLAVMAYDRYVAICSPLLYSTHMSPRICFLLVGASYVGGCVNSGAFTSCLLSLSFCGPNQIDHFFCDFPAVLKLSCSDVSIIGIIPSISAGSIIVITVFVIAVSYIYILITILKMRSTEGRQKAFSTCTSHLTAVTLYYGTITFIYVMPKSNYSTAQNKILSVFYTVVIPMLNPLIYSLRNRDVKEALRKAIIRIFP, translated from the coding sequence ATGGAGGCTCAAAACCACACCACTGTGACGGAGTTCATTCTTCTGGGGTTAACAGAGAATTCCACACTACGTGTCATCCTATTTATGATATTTCTAGGAATATATACTGTTACTTTAGTGGGAAATTTCAGCATCATCAGTTTAATAAGAAGCTGCCCCCAACTCCACACTCCCATGTATCTGTTCCTTAGCCATCTGGCTTTTGTGGACATTGGGTTTTCCACATCAATAACACCAACAATGTTTACAGGATTTCTTGGAAATGGAATGGTACTCTCTGTAGCCGCTTGTATAGCTCAATTCTGTATCACGGTGACATTTGGGACAGTTGAGTGCTTCCTCCTAGCTgtcatggcctatgaccgctatgtggccatctgctcACCCCTGCTCTATTCAACACATATGTCTCCCAGGATCTGTTTCCTTTTAGTTGGAGCTTCATATGTAGGTGGCTGTGTGAATTCAGGGGCATTTACTAGTTGTCTGTTGAGTCTGTCCTTCTGTGGACCAAATCAGATAGATCACTTTTTCTGTGACTTCCCTGCTGTGTTGAAACTTTCTTGTTCAGATGTCTCCATTATTGGAATTATTCCTTCTATCTCTGCTGGATCCATCATTGTGATCACAGTGTTTGTCATAGCTGTCTCCTACATCTACATTCTCATCACCATCCTGAAGATGCGCTCCACCGAGGGCCGACAGAAGGCCTTTTCCACCTGCACTTCCCACCTCACTGCAGTCACTCTCTACTATGGAACCATTACCTTCATTTATGTGATGCCCAAATCAAACTACTCTACTGCACAGAACAAGATACTGTCTGTATTCTACACAGTGGTGATCCCCATGCTCAACCCCCTCATCTACAGTCTGAGAAACAGAGATGTAAAAGAGGCTCTCAGGAAGGCCATCATCAGAATATTTCCATAG
- the LOC110335126 gene encoding olfactory receptor 477 — protein MEAQNHTTVTEFILLGLTENSILRVILFMIFLGIYTITLVGNFSIISLIRSFPQLHTPMYLFLSNLAFVDIGFSTSITPIMLTGFLGHTVALSVAACVAQFCIAVTFGTVECFLLAVMAYDRYVAICSPLLYSTHMSPRICFLLVGASYVGGCVNSGAFTSCLLSLSFCGPNQIDHFFCDFPAVLKLSCSDVSIIGIIPSISAGSIIVITVFVIAVSYIYILITILKMRSTEGRQKAFSTCTSHLTAVTLYYGTITFIYVMPKSNYSTAQNKILSVFYTVVIPMLNPLIYSLRNRDVKEALRKAIIRIFP, from the coding sequence ATGGAGGCTCAAAACCACACCACTGTCACAGAATTCATCCTTTTGGGGTTAACAGAGAATTCCATACTACGTGTCATCCTATTTATGATATTTCTAGGAATATATACTATTACTTTAGTGGGAAATTTCAGCATCATCAGTTTAATAAGAAGCTTCCCTCAACTCCACACTCCCATGTATCTGTTCCTTAGCAATCTGGCTTTTGTAGACATTGGGTTTTCCACATCAATCACACCTATAATGCTTACAGGATTCCTTGGACATACAGTAGCACTCTCTGTGGCTGCTTGTGTAGCCCAATTCTGCATTGCAGTGACATTTGGGACAGTTGAGTGCTTCCTCCTAGCTgtcatggcctatgaccgctatgtggccatctgctcACCCCTGCTCTATTCAACACATATGTCTCCCAGGATCTGTTTCCTTTTAGTTGGAGCTTCATATGTAGGTGGCTGTGTGAATTCAGGGGCATTTACTAGTTGTCTGTTGAGTCTGTCCTTCTGTGGACCAAATCAGATAGATCACTTTTTCTGTGACTTCCCTGCTGTGTTGAAACTTTCTTGTTCAGATGTCTCCATTATTGGAATTATTCCTTCTATCTCTGCTGGATCCATCATTGTGATCACAGTGTTTGTCATAGCTGTCTCCTACATCTACATTCTCATCACCATCCTGAAGATGCGCTCCACCGAGGGCCGACAGAAGGCCTTTTCCACCTgcacctcccacctcactgcagtCACTCTCTACTATGGAACCATTACCTTCATTTATGTGATGCCCAAATCAAACTACTCTACTGCACAGAACAAGATACTGTCTGTATTCTACACAGTGGTGATCCCCATGCTCAACCCCCTCATCTACAGTCTGAGAAACAGAGATGTAAAAGAGGCTCTCAGGAAGGCCATCATCAGAATATTTCCATAG